A window from Neobacillus sp. PS3-40 encodes these proteins:
- a CDS encoding PolC-type DNA polymerase III, producing MDDQALLKEEKFRYLLEQLELTEVAETVYFQNAQMEKVIVEKKAKKWNFRFLFTNILPYLLYVRFTTQLEKTFSHIADISYKIKISDQTISSELVHDYWNRCVQQIDGIAPPLLKLLNEQFPVVHGNKLTISVWNETEGLALKRKYGSVISDIYQTFGFPMLAIETELKTDEKNEEYEQFVIAKQKEDQERAHLATIEMQKKEAEKGSNTSDGLDGPLMIGLTIKDDADYRSLIDIVDEERRVAIEGYIFEAETRELRSGRTLLTFKVTDYTSSIMVKMFSRDKEDAALYQHVKKGMWVKVRGSIQNDTFVRDLIMIGNDINEIKPVSRKDTAPENEKRVELHLHTPMSQMDAVTPVKDLIAQAKKWGHKAIAVTDHAIAQSFPEAFNAGKQNDIKILYGIEANLVDDGVPIAYNEAHRLLAEDTYVVFDFETTGLSAVYDTIIELAAVKIKDGEIIDRFESFANPHHRLSATTINLTGITDDMVQNAPEVVDVLKRFYDWSGNDVLVAHNASFDMGFLNVGYKAIGFEKAKNPVIDTLELGRFLYPELKNHRLNTLTKKFDIDLTQHHRAIYDAEATGYLLLKMLKDAHNVGIEFHDQLNDNMGKGNAYQRARPYHCTLLAQNDVGLKNMFKLVSISHLEYFYRVPRIPRSVLQKYREGIIVGSGCNKGEVFEGMMQKSPEEVEAAASFYDYLEVMPKAIYAPLLEMELIRDELALEEIIGKIVKLGDKLGKPVVATGNVHYLNENDKIYRKILINSQGGANPLNRHQLPDVHFRTTNEMLDAFSFLGKDKAKEIVVTNTNKIADMLDSIKPIKDELYTPRIEGAEDEMREMSYKMAHSIYGDPLPEIVEARLEKELKSIIGHGFAVIYLISHKLVKKSLDDGYLVGSRGSVGSSLVATMTEITEVNPLPPHYICPNCKHSEFFDDGSVGSGFDLPDKNCSQCGGTYQKDGHDIPFETFLGFKGDKVPDIDLNFSGEYQPRAHNYTKVLFGEDNVFRAGTIGTVADKTAFGYVKAYQQDNNLHYRGAEIDRLAKGCTGVKRTTGQHPGGIIVVPDYMDIYDFSPIQFPADDRNSEWKTTHFDFHSIHDNVLKLDILGHDDPTVIRMLQDLSGMDPKTIPTDDPEVMKIFSGTESLGVTEEQIMCKTGTLGIPEFGTRFVRQMLEDTKPTTFSELVQISGLSHGTDVWLGNAQELIQNKTCNLSEVIGCRDDIMVYLIYQGLEPSFAFKIMESVRKGKGLSDEMEAEMRKNEVPEWYIDSCKKIKYMFPKAHAAAYVLMAVRIAYFKVHHPLYYYAAYFTVRADDFDIEAMSNGSEAIRGKIGEINSKGLDASTKEKNLLTVLELALEMTERGFSFQKINLYKSSASEFIIDGDTLIPPFNSIPGLGANAAVSIVNARKNGEFLSKEDLQQRGKVSKTILEYLDKQGCLGDLPEQNQLSLF from the coding sequence ATGGATGATCAAGCCTTACTAAAAGAAGAAAAATTTCGATATTTGCTTGAGCAACTCGAATTAACAGAAGTAGCTGAAACAGTTTATTTTCAAAATGCCCAAATGGAAAAGGTGATTGTTGAAAAAAAGGCGAAGAAGTGGAATTTTCGTTTTCTATTTACAAATATATTGCCTTACCTCCTATATGTCCGTTTTACCACTCAATTAGAAAAGACATTTTCACATATTGCAGATATTTCATATAAAATTAAAATCTCTGACCAAACCATTTCATCTGAACTTGTACATGACTACTGGAATCGCTGTGTCCAGCAAATTGATGGAATTGCCCCGCCCCTTTTGAAACTGTTAAATGAACAATTTCCTGTTGTTCATGGAAATAAATTAACCATATCTGTTTGGAATGAAACAGAGGGCCTTGCGTTAAAACGTAAATATGGCAGTGTGATTTCGGATATCTATCAAACATTTGGATTTCCGATGTTAGCAATTGAGACAGAACTAAAGACAGACGAGAAAAATGAAGAATACGAGCAATTTGTGATCGCGAAGCAGAAGGAAGACCAAGAACGCGCTCATCTTGCAACGATTGAGATGCAAAAGAAAGAAGCAGAAAAAGGAAGTAATACGAGTGATGGTTTAGATGGACCACTTATGATCGGTCTAACGATCAAAGATGATGCTGATTACCGAAGTTTAATTGATATAGTAGATGAGGAAAGAAGAGTAGCTATCGAAGGATATATTTTCGAAGCAGAAACAAGAGAACTTCGTAGTGGTCGTACTCTGTTAACATTTAAAGTAACGGATTACACAAGTTCAATTATGGTCAAAATGTTTTCCCGTGATAAAGAAGATGCAGCACTTTACCAGCATGTTAAAAAAGGTATGTGGGTTAAAGTACGAGGCAGCATCCAAAATGATACATTTGTCCGCGACTTAATTATGATTGGAAATGACATCAATGAAATAAAGCCAGTTAGTCGAAAGGATACAGCACCGGAAAATGAAAAGCGTGTTGAACTTCATCTTCATACTCCCATGAGCCAGATGGATGCTGTAACACCAGTAAAAGACCTTATTGCCCAAGCAAAAAAATGGGGACATAAGGCAATCGCAGTAACAGACCACGCCATCGCACAATCGTTTCCTGAGGCTTTTAATGCTGGAAAACAGAATGATATAAAGATACTTTATGGGATTGAGGCAAATTTAGTCGATGATGGAGTTCCAATTGCTTATAATGAAGCACACCGACTCTTAGCAGAAGATACCTATGTTGTTTTTGACTTTGAAACAACAGGACTTTCGGCTGTTTACGATACCATTATCGAACTTGCAGCCGTAAAGATAAAGGACGGGGAAATAATCGATCGTTTTGAGTCCTTTGCAAACCCACACCACCGCTTATCCGCAACTACGATTAACTTAACTGGAATTACAGATGATATGGTACAAAATGCTCCCGAAGTAGTAGACGTACTCAAGCGGTTTTATGATTGGTCTGGTAATGATGTACTTGTTGCGCATAATGCCTCTTTCGATATGGGATTTCTTAATGTGGGCTATAAAGCAATAGGCTTTGAAAAAGCAAAAAATCCAGTTATTGATACACTGGAACTGGGACGTTTTCTATATCCTGAGCTGAAAAATCATCGTTTAAATACGTTGACAAAGAAATTTGATATCGATTTAACCCAACATCACCGTGCTATTTATGATGCTGAAGCAACCGGATATTTATTATTGAAAATGTTAAAAGATGCTCATAATGTAGGAATTGAATTCCATGATCAATTAAATGATAACATGGGAAAAGGAAATGCCTACCAGCGCGCTAGACCATACCATTGCACGTTACTTGCCCAAAATGATGTAGGTTTGAAGAACATGTTTAAGCTTGTGTCTATATCCCACCTTGAATATTTTTACAGGGTACCGAGAATTCCAAGATCTGTTCTCCAAAAATACCGTGAAGGAATTATTGTAGGTTCTGGTTGTAATAAGGGAGAAGTTTTTGAAGGAATGATGCAAAAATCACCTGAAGAAGTAGAGGCAGCCGCAAGCTTTTATGATTATCTTGAGGTTATGCCTAAAGCAATCTATGCTCCATTACTTGAAATGGAATTGATTCGAGATGAATTGGCACTTGAGGAGATCATCGGCAAAATTGTAAAACTCGGTGATAAACTAGGGAAACCAGTGGTTGCGACAGGAAATGTTCATTATCTTAATGAAAATGATAAAATTTACCGTAAAATTTTAATAAACTCACAGGGTGGAGCAAATCCGTTGAACCGGCATCAACTGCCGGATGTTCATTTTAGAACAACCAATGAAATGCTCGATGCCTTTTCTTTTCTAGGGAAAGATAAGGCAAAGGAAATAGTGGTGACAAATACCAATAAAATTGCAGATATGCTCGATTCAATCAAGCCAATTAAGGATGAATTATATACCCCAAGAATCGAAGGCGCTGAAGATGAAATGCGCGAGATGAGTTATAAGATGGCACACAGCATTTATGGTGATCCACTTCCTGAAATAGTTGAAGCGAGACTTGAAAAAGAGCTTAAGAGTATCATTGGTCATGGTTTTGCGGTTATCTATTTAATCTCTCATAAACTTGTAAAAAAATCTCTTGATGATGGTTATTTAGTTGGTTCACGTGGATCAGTTGGTTCTTCACTCGTCGCAACAATGACAGAAATTACCGAAGTAAATCCATTACCACCCCATTACATTTGTCCGAATTGTAAGCACTCAGAATTTTTTGATGATGGTTCTGTAGGTTCTGGTTTCGACTTACCTGATAAAAATTGTTCTCAGTGTGGTGGAACATACCAAAAGGATGGTCATGATATTCCTTTCGAAACATTCCTTGGATTTAAAGGGGACAAGGTTCCAGATATCGATTTGAACTTTTCGGGGGAATACCAGCCACGTGCCCATAACTATACGAAGGTACTTTTTGGGGAAGATAATGTGTTCCGTGCGGGAACGATCGGAACGGTAGCTGACAAAACTGCATTTGGTTATGTCAAGGCATATCAGCAAGATAACAATCTCCATTACCGTGGTGCAGAAATTGACCGTCTTGCAAAAGGTTGTACAGGTGTTAAGAGGACGACAGGACAGCACCCGGGGGGTATTATTGTTGTCCCTGATTATATGGATATCTATGATTTTTCGCCCATCCAATTTCCTGCAGATGATCGAAATTCGGAGTGGAAGACAACTCACTTTGATTTCCATTCTATTCATGATAATGTGCTAAAGCTTGATATTCTTGGCCACGATGATCCAACTGTTATTCGAATGCTCCAAGACCTAAGTGGAATGGATCCAAAAACGATTCCGACTGATGATCCGGAGGTTATGAAAATCTTTAGTGGAACCGAATCGCTTGGTGTAACAGAAGAACAAATTATGTGTAAAACTGGAACGCTTGGCATTCCGGAATTCGGGACAAGATTTGTTCGTCAAATGCTTGAAGATACAAAGCCAACTACTTTTTCGGAATTGGTTCAGATATCGGGCCTATCACACGGGACAGATGTTTGGTTAGGGAATGCCCAAGAATTAATTCAAAATAAGACTTGTAACTTAAGTGAAGTAATTGGTTGTCGGGATGACATCATGGTGTACCTAATCTATCAGGGTCTCGAACCTTCGTTTGCTTTTAAAATCATGGAGTCAGTTCGTAAAGGAAAAGGCTTATCAGATGAAATGGAAGCTGAAATGAGAAAAAATGAAGTTCCAGAGTGGTATATTGATTCATGTAAAAAGATTAAATATATGTTTCCGAAAGCACATGCTGCAGCCTATGTTTTAATGGCTGTCAGAATTGCTTACTTTAAAGTCCATCATCCACTTTACTATTATGCAGCCTATTTTACGGTAAGAGCTGATGATTTCGATATTGAAGCAATGTCTAACGGGTCTGAAGCGATTCGCGGGAAAATTGGTGAAATCAATTCCAAAGGCCTTGATGCATCAACGAAAGAAAAAAACTTATTAACCGTTTTGGAATTAGCTCTTGAAATGACGGAAAGAGGATTCTCATTCCAAAAGATTAATCTATACAAATCTTCTGCATCAGAGTTTATTATTGATGGAGATACGTTAATTCCACCGTTTAATTCAATTCCAGGCCTTGGGGCGAATGCAGCAGTCAGCATTGTTAATGCACGCAAAAACGGCGAATTCTTATCGAAAGAAGATTTACAACAGCGCGGAAAAGTATCTAAAACAATCCTTGAATATTTGGATAAACAAGGATGCCTAGGGGATCTTCCAGAACAAAATCAACTCTCATTATTTTAG
- the rimP gene encoding ribosome maturation factor RimP, with the protein MSKVTEVVEGLTAPILTELGLELVEVEYVKEGKNWFLRVYIDKELGVDIEDCGVVSEKLSEKLDELDPIPHNYFLEVSSPGAERPLKKEKDFEKAIGKNVFVKTYEPIDGEKAFEGTLLNFEGNTVTIEVKIKTRKKIVVIPYEKVANARLAVSFS; encoded by the coding sequence ATGAGCAAGGTAACGGAAGTGGTAGAGGGTCTTACTGCACCGATTTTAACTGAGCTTGGTTTAGAATTAGTTGAAGTTGAATATGTAAAAGAAGGAAAGAATTGGTTTCTTCGGGTTTATATTGATAAAGAACTCGGAGTTGATATTGAGGATTGTGGAGTTGTTAGTGAAAAATTAAGTGAAAAACTTGATGAGCTAGATCCTATACCTCATAACTACTTTCTTGAAGTATCTTCTCCAGGTGCAGAACGTCCACTAAAAAAAGAAAAAGATTTTGAAAAAGCGATTGGAAAAAATGTATTTGTAAAAACATACGAGCCTATCGATGGTGAAAAAGCCTTTGAAGGTACATTACTGAATTTCGAGGGCAATACAGTGACAATTGAAGTGAAAATTAAAACCCGAAAAAAAATTGTTGTCATTCCATATGAAAAAGTAGCTAATGCCCGGTTGGCTGTAAGCTTCTCATAG
- the nusA gene encoding transcription termination factor NusA has protein sequence MSSELLDALTLLENEKGISRDVLIDAIEAALVSAYRRNFNQAQNVRIDINLTTGTMRVFARKEVVDQVFDPRLEISIEEATSINQKYQVEDIVEMEVTPKNFGRIAAQTAKQVVTQRVREAERGIIYSEFIDREEDIMTGIVQRLDSKFIYVSLGKIEALLPVNEQIPNERYKPHDRIKVFITKVEKTTKGPQIFVSRTHPGLLKRLFEIEVPEIYDGTVEIKSVAREAGDRSKISVHSENAEVDPVGSCVGPKGTRVQAIVNELKGEKIDIVKWSNDPVVFVANALSPSKVVDVIVNEADKATTVVVPDYQLSLAIGKRGQNARLAAKLTGWKIDIKSETDARELGIFPREETIKLFEDDADLDYDFEEEME, from the coding sequence ATGAGCAGCGAATTATTAGATGCTCTTACATTACTGGAAAATGAAAAAGGCATTTCCAGAGATGTCTTGATTGATGCGATTGAAGCTGCACTAGTTTCAGCTTATCGCCGTAATTTTAATCAAGCCCAAAATGTACGCATAGATATAAATTTAACAACCGGTACCATGCGAGTTTTTGCAAGAAAAGAAGTGGTGGACCAAGTATTCGATCCACGCCTTGAAATTTCAATTGAAGAAGCAACAAGTATCAACCAAAAGTATCAAGTAGAAGATATTGTGGAAATGGAAGTAACACCAAAGAATTTTGGACGGATTGCTGCTCAAACAGCAAAACAAGTTGTTACTCAGCGCGTAAGGGAAGCGGAAAGAGGAATTATTTATTCCGAATTCATTGACCGTGAAGAAGATATCATGACTGGAATTGTTCAGAGACTTGATTCTAAGTTCATTTACGTAAGCCTTGGGAAAATTGAGGCGCTCTTACCAGTAAATGAACAAATTCCAAATGAACGATACAAACCACATGATCGCATAAAGGTTTTCATCACTAAGGTGGAAAAAACAACAAAAGGCCCACAAATTTTTGTGTCAAGAACCCATCCAGGTCTTTTGAAACGTTTATTTGAAATTGAAGTTCCTGAAATTTATGATGGAACCGTTGAAATAAAATCAGTTGCTCGTGAAGCAGGAGATCGCTCCAAGATTTCAGTGCATTCTGAGAACGCTGAGGTTGATCCAGTTGGTTCATGTGTGGGACCAAAAGGGACACGTGTTCAGGCAATCGTGAATGAATTAAAAGGTGAAAAAATTGATATCGTCAAATGGTCGAATGATCCTGTTGTGTTTGTTGCAAATGCACTAAGCCCTTCAAAGGTTGTTGATGTTATCGTAAATGAAGCCGATAAAGCCACTACAGTCGTTGTTCCGGATTATCAGCTATCATTAGCTATTGGGAAGCGTGGACAAAACGCTCGTTTAGCAGCGAAACTCACAGGCTGGAAGATTGATATTAAATCGGAAACAGATGCACGTGAACTAGGGATTTTTCCACGTGAAGAAACGATTAAGCTTTTTGAAGATGATGCAGATCTAGATTATGATTTTGAAGAAGAAATGGAATAA
- the rnpM gene encoding RNase P modulator RnpM, protein MNNHKKVPMRKCVATGEMKPKKELVRIVRTKEGEVSIDLTGKKSGRGAYLSKDRKAVELAKKKNTLSNHLQVTIENTLYEELLELIEKENGQS, encoded by the coding sequence GTGAACAATCATAAGAAAGTTCCAATGCGTAAATGTGTTGCAACCGGTGAAATGAAACCGAAAAAAGAACTCGTTCGCATTGTTCGCACTAAGGAAGGCGAAGTATCCATCGATCTGACTGGAAAAAAATCCGGCAGGGGTGCTTACCTTTCTAAGGACAGGAAAGCTGTCGAACTCGCCAAGAAAAAAAACACTTTATCTAACCATTTACAAGTTACAATCGAAAACACGTTATATGAAGAGCTTTTAGAGCTTATTGAGAAGGAGAACGGACAATCCTGA
- a CDS encoding YlxQ family RNA-binding protein, translated as MKTNQWMSLLGLAYRASKIISGEELSVKEIRSGKAKLVLLSRDASINTTKKITDKCKSHEVPYKMVENRDLLGQAIGKEARVVVAVLDAGFAKKLVTLLD; from the coding sequence ATGAAAACTAATCAATGGATGTCATTGCTTGGCTTGGCTTATCGAGCAAGTAAGATCATATCGGGTGAGGAGCTTTCTGTGAAGGAAATCCGGAGTGGAAAAGCGAAACTGGTTTTATTATCGCGAGATGCATCAATTAATACAACTAAAAAAATTACAGATAAATGTAAATCGCATGAAGTTCCATATAAAATGGTGGAAAATCGAGATCTTCTTGGTCAAGCAATTGGTAAAGAAGCACGCGTTGTTGTAGCTGTATTGGATGCTGGATTTGCAAAAAAGCTCGTGACGTTGCTCGATTAA
- the infB gene encoding translation initiation factor IF-2: MSKTRVYEYAKKYNISSKDVITKLKEMNIEVSNHMATIEDDAVVKLEAIYNKKDEKVQQNSTTKPGQQARPNGQTGRPSQPQPQKQTPEVQPKTAPKAFEDDDDKIAVPNKVKVKVAPPKVKEGKKQVSEFQSKENKAFNNGKNKNKPAQQNRNQHNKKPNTPVQQAQPQKKKEKELPTKITFSESLTVAELAKKLHREPSELIKKLFLLGVMATINQGLEKDAIELIASEYGVEVEEEIKIDTTDLEVYFTEDATEDLIERPSVVTIMGHVDHGKTTLLDSIRNTKVTEGEAGGITQHIGAYQVVENGKKITFLDTPGHAAFTTMRARGAKITDITILVVAADDGVMPQTIEAINHAKAAEVPIIVAVNKMDKEAANVDRVMQELTEHGLVSEAWGGETIFVPLSAKTGEGIDNLLEMILLVGEVEEYKANPKRHAVGTVIEAQLDKGRGSVATLLVQNGTLKIGDPIVVGNTFGRVRAMVNNLGRRVKEAGPSTPVEITGLNDVPQAGDRFVVFEDEKTARQIGETRAQLALVASRGEKSRVSLETLFEQLKQGEMKDLNVIIKADVQGSAEAVAASLQKIDVQGVNIKIIHSGAGAINESDITLAAASNAIVIGFNVRPDANAKRAAEAEKVDVRLHRIIYKVIEEIESAMKGMLDPEFEEKIIGQAEVRQTFKVSKVGTIAGSYVTDGKITRGSGIRLIRDGIVIFEGQIDDLKRFKDDAKEVAQGYECGITIKNFNDVKEGDIIEAYVMEEIERK, from the coding sequence ATGAGTAAAACGCGTGTATATGAATACGCAAAAAAATACAATATTTCAAGTAAAGATGTAATAACAAAATTAAAAGAAATGAATATTGAGGTTTCGAATCATATGGCAACTATAGAAGACGATGCTGTCGTTAAGCTTGAAGCGATCTACAATAAAAAGGACGAAAAAGTTCAACAAAACTCAACAACTAAACCAGGTCAACAGGCACGCCCAAATGGCCAAACTGGAAGACCTTCACAGCCACAACCACAAAAACAAACACCAGAAGTTCAACCAAAAACCGCTCCAAAAGCGTTTGAGGACGATGATGATAAAATCGCTGTTCCAAACAAAGTAAAGGTTAAGGTTGCTCCACCTAAGGTAAAAGAAGGTAAAAAACAAGTGTCAGAATTTCAGTCTAAAGAAAATAAAGCATTCAATAATGGTAAGAATAAGAACAAGCCTGCTCAGCAAAACCGAAATCAACATAATAAGAAACCAAATACACCAGTGCAACAAGCTCAACCTCAGAAGAAAAAAGAGAAAGAGCTTCCAACAAAGATTACTTTCAGTGAATCTTTAACAGTTGCTGAGCTTGCAAAAAAATTACATCGTGAACCATCCGAGCTTATTAAAAAGCTTTTCTTACTTGGTGTAATGGCTACGATTAATCAAGGCCTAGAAAAAGATGCAATTGAGCTAATTGCAAGTGAATATGGTGTTGAAGTAGAAGAAGAAATTAAGATTGATACAACTGACCTTGAAGTTTACTTCACAGAAGATGCTACAGAAGATCTGATTGAAAGACCATCTGTTGTAACTATTATGGGACACGTAGACCATGGTAAAACAACCTTGCTTGACTCTATCCGTAACACTAAGGTTACAGAAGGAGAAGCAGGTGGAATTACTCAACATATCGGTGCATATCAGGTTGTTGAAAACGGCAAGAAAATTACTTTCCTTGATACACCAGGACACGCTGCATTCACAACTATGCGTGCTCGTGGTGCCAAAATTACCGATATTACAATTTTAGTCGTTGCAGCAGATGACGGTGTTATGCCGCAAACGATCGAAGCAATCAACCATGCAAAAGCAGCAGAAGTTCCAATTATCGTAGCTGTAAACAAAATGGACAAAGAAGCAGCAAATGTTGACCGTGTCATGCAGGAGCTAACCGAACATGGTTTAGTATCAGAAGCATGGGGCGGGGAAACAATCTTTGTTCCGCTTTCCGCAAAAACAGGTGAAGGAATTGACAACCTTTTAGAGATGATTCTTTTAGTTGGAGAAGTGGAAGAATATAAAGCAAATCCAAAACGTCATGCAGTTGGTACCGTTATCGAAGCACAGCTTGATAAAGGACGCGGTTCTGTAGCAACGTTACTTGTGCAAAATGGAACTCTAAAAATAGGTGATCCTATCGTTGTCGGTAATACATTTGGACGTGTCCGGGCGATGGTGAACAATTTAGGTCGTCGTGTAAAAGAAGCAGGACCATCAACTCCTGTTGAAATTACTGGACTTAATGACGTCCCACAAGCTGGTGATCGTTTCGTTGTTTTTGAAGATGAAAAAACAGCTCGCCAAATCGGGGAAACTCGTGCCCAACTAGCACTTGTTGCTTCGCGAGGAGAAAAATCTCGTGTCAGCTTAGAAACTCTATTTGAACAGTTGAAGCAAGGTGAAATGAAGGATTTGAACGTAATTATTAAGGCTGACGTTCAAGGTTCTGCAGAAGCTGTTGCAGCCTCACTTCAAAAGATTGATGTTCAGGGTGTTAACATTAAAATTATTCATAGTGGTGCAGGTGCCATAAATGAATCAGATATAACCCTTGCTGCAGCTTCAAATGCTATTGTCATCGGATTTAACGTTCGTCCTGATGCAAATGCAAAACGTGCTGCTGAAGCCGAGAAAGTTGACGTTCGTCTTCACCGTATTATCTATAAGGTAATTGAAGAAATTGAATCCGCGATGAAAGGGATGCTTGATCCAGAATTCGAAGAAAAAATTATTGGTCAGGCTGAAGTTCGTCAAACATTCAAAGTATCAAAAGTTGGAACCATTGCTGGTTCGTATGTTACCGACGGAAAAATTACTCGTGGTAGCGGCATTCGCTTAATTCGTGATGGAATTGTCATTTTTGAAGGACAAATTGATGATTTAAAACGATTTAAAGATGACGCAAAAGAAGTTGCCCAAGGTTACGAATGCGGTATTACTATCAAAAATTTCAATGATGTTAAAGAAGGCGACATTATTGAAGCATATGTAATGGAAGAAATTGAACGTAAATGA
- a CDS encoding DUF503 family protein codes for MVGVAICECIIYDAHSLKEKRAVLQRILTRLKQKYNVSVSEIDYQDTWQRTKIAIAAVTSIRVSTEKELQNAMKLIDSFPEIERTITAIEWL; via the coding sequence ATCGTCGGTGTTGCCATTTGTGAATGCATCATTTATGATGCACATTCATTAAAAGAGAAACGAGCTGTCTTGCAAAGGATCCTTACTCGGTTGAAACAAAAATACAATGTATCCGTATCAGAGATTGACTACCAGGATACTTGGCAAAGGACAAAGATCGCCATTGCCGCCGTGACTTCAATTAGGGTTTCAACAGAGAAGGAACTACAAAATGCGATGAAACTCATTGACTCTTTTCCTGAAATTGAAAGAACAATCACCGCTATAGAATGGCTTTAA
- the rbfA gene encoding 30S ribosome-binding factor RbfA, which produces MSHRANRVGEQMKKELSEIIGRKIKDPRIGFVTVTDVQVTGDLQQAKVYISVLGDDEQKENTLKGLAKAKGFIRTELGQRIRLRKTPEIIFEFDETIGYGNRINSILHQLQNEEKPNETENETE; this is translated from the coding sequence ATGAGCCACAGAGCAAATCGTGTTGGAGAACAAATGAAAAAAGAATTAAGTGAAATCATAGGCCGTAAGATTAAAGATCCAAGGATCGGGTTTGTGACGGTTACCGACGTTCAAGTAACAGGCGATCTTCAACAAGCAAAGGTTTATATTTCAGTTTTGGGTGATGATGAGCAAAAAGAGAATACATTAAAAGGCCTTGCGAAAGCAAAAGGTTTTATCCGAACGGAACTCGGACAACGTATTCGTTTGCGTAAAACACCTGAAATAATATTTGAATTTGATGAAACAATTGGCTACGGCAATCGTATCAATTCAATCCTTCATCAATTGCAAAATGAAGAAAAACCGAATGAAACTGAGAATGAAACTGAGTAA
- the truB gene encoding tRNA pseudouridine(55) synthase TruB, protein MEGILPLYKPAGLTSHDCVFKLRKILKTKKVGHTGTLDPDVTGVLPICIGKATKVAEYITDAGKAYVGEVTIGYSTTTEDASGEIVDKKIITEIFPRAKILEVLGSFEGEIEQTPPMYSAVKVNGKRLYEYARSGIEVERPTRKVNIYSVQLLDDRTEFQGETITFRFQVDCGKGTYIRTLAVMIGESLGYPAHMSSLTRVRSASFNLEDCLTFEEIEKCMEMGTISARLLPLEIALSHLPKYYINDKVAEKVKNGALLPVPDHLKNSDGPFIAETAEGIALAIYASHPSKPGILKPVKVLRNDQD, encoded by the coding sequence TTGGAAGGAATTTTACCCTTATACAAGCCTGCAGGATTAACTTCACATGATTGTGTCTTTAAACTGAGAAAGATATTAAAAACGAAGAAAGTTGGTCACACTGGAACCCTTGATCCCGATGTAACAGGTGTTCTTCCTATATGTATCGGTAAAGCAACGAAAGTAGCTGAATACATAACAGATGCAGGTAAGGCATATGTGGGAGAGGTGACAATCGGTTATTCAACAACGACCGAAGATGCATCAGGAGAAATTGTCGATAAAAAAATAATAACTGAGATATTTCCAAGAGCTAAAATTTTAGAAGTACTAGGTTCATTTGAAGGGGAAATTGAGCAGACTCCGCCCATGTATTCAGCTGTTAAAGTAAATGGGAAGCGGCTTTATGAGTATGCTAGAAGTGGAATAGAAGTTGAAAGACCAACACGAAAAGTGAATATATATTCGGTTCAACTGCTAGATGATCGAACAGAGTTTCAAGGTGAAACCATTACTTTCCGCTTTCAAGTTGATTGTGGCAAAGGAACCTATATCCGAACATTGGCAGTGATGATTGGTGAATCCTTAGGTTACCCTGCACATATGTCGAGTTTGACCCGGGTACGTTCTGCTTCTTTCAATTTGGAAGATTGCTTGACATTTGAAGAAATCGAAAAATGTATGGAAATGGGGACAATTTCGGCACGGCTATTACCTCTTGAAATTGCTCTTTCCCATTTGCCGAAATACTATATTAATGATAAAGTAGCAGAGAAAGTGAAAAATGGTGCACTTCTACCGGTGCCGGATCATTTGAAAAATAGTGACGGACCGTTCATTGCCGAAACAGCGGAAGGAATAGCTCTTGCAATCTATGCAAGTCATCCAAGCAAGCCGGGGATCCTTAAACCCGTTAAAGTTTTACGCAATGATCAAGATTAG